GTATGACAAGTATTGGATTAGACAAAAAAATAGTTCTACTTATTCAAGCTAGACttaaatctcattttatcagttaatatttttttctaaaaattgcattagtatttcaataaaaaaattgcattagtattaacttcaaataaaaatattttattatttaaattataattttagctCATAGGAGTCGGACAATTAGATTGACCTTCCTCGAAAAACATAATAGACTGGATCACTAatgatttaatttcaattaaataaattatttaattcaactaATTTAGAGCAATTTGCAATTTAATTAGTTCAATCCTTTCATCTGAATTGATATACTAACCAACTAGCTGgtctaatttgatttcaataACACTAATTTGAACCCGAAAATCTATCAACCATGGTTTTTAAAAATGGACTAATGGTCGAATCAATCAAGTCATTGATTCTCGATTCGACTCATctgatttcaattaaataaattatttaattcaaccaattcaaagCAATTTACAATTCAACTAGTTCAATCCCTTTATCTGAATCGATATATTAACCAACCGATCAacccaatttaatttcaataacacTAATTTGAGCTCGAAAATCTATCAacattcaaacaaaaaaatttcaagatcTAAAATCGAAATAATTCAGAGCCAAAACAATATCTAAGATCGAAGTGAGTAAAGTATGAAGACGTGTAATTGGAAGATTAAGGCATGGATTAGAAAGGATGAGTAAATCTAATCTAGGAGATCCCAAAATCTAATGATCTCATAACGCAACATCATCAAAAACtgagatttatttttattcttttattaaaaaaatatactgaattataaaaattttaataataccAACGTAATAACTCAATCGCGTACTCCATAGATGACatggataaatttttattaacacAAAAAATTTTATAGCTAAAACTTAATgggtttttttcaaaaaaaatataattttaactaaatctGAAAGAGTAAGAGTCGATAAAAAAGGAATTAATggtaaagtaattaaaatagataaatatgtcACCCTACCTATGGgcaatttatcaaaaaaagccatttttttcaaaatttaccgaaatgggccctttatgtaattatttaccagaatggtccgttttccgcgaaatcgcgtccacgtcagtgcaATGTCAGGGTATgtgccaggaaatcgcgtccatgtcagcgcgatttgctgacgtggacacaaatcgcgccctcTAGGAcacgatttgctgacgtggcatgaacagtttatgttttttaacttggaaaactttgaaaggccataacttttcgctcggttgtccgattgagacgaattttttttatttcgaataaattttcgagatctacgcgctgacaaacAGCCGAAGGCGGTTTGTCGCACttttcgtcgaaaaagatccttttttgcccctaaattttgattttttcggtttaaaattaaattttgaaacattcaaataattattttccttatttatttgaagtaaacaccagaattttttttacagaattgttgtattattttttttgatttgacacgtgtatggaataggtctgataatcgttagaacgtaagtaatataattaagataataacagtatttttataatatgtcaattaattagtttagcctagttggttaagatgcttgctTTTTTCCCTTAGaaccttggttcaaatcttgttggtaacaattttgaatcttttttacttgttgctattgatgtaatattgaagagttaattgattcaaaaaaattatacttgTTAAGATTTGAACCAACATTCTAAGggaaaagagcaagcatcttaaccaactaaactaaactaattaattgacatattataaaaatatgttattatcttaattatattacttacgctCTAACGattatcggacctattccatacacgtgtcaaataaaaataataatacaacaattctgtaaaaaaaatccggtgtttacttcaaataaataaggaaaataattttttgaatgtttcaaaattcaattttaaactaaaaaatcgAATTTAGGGCAAAAGGATCTTTTTGATTTAAAAGTGCGCAAACCGCTTCGCCGTTTTttcagcgcgtagatctcgaaaagttattcgaaatcaaaaaaaatttgtctCAATCGAACAACCGAGCCAAAaattatggcctttcaaagtttttcaagctaaaaaacataaactgtccatgccacgtcagcaaatcgcgctgatgtggacgcgatttcctggcgcataccctgacatcgcgctgacgtggacgcgatttcgcgaaaaacggaccattccggtaaataattacataaatggcccatttcgataaattttgaaaaaaaaagactttttttagtaatttgCCCTCACCCTACctaaaaaagtttaattataaatacaaatgTATGGACGGACATACACGTGTAGGTGAAAGGAGAAAAGGATACTCCTCAACAAGAAGGGAATGCACAAAAgacatatttttctttattactaGAGAGATTTAACTACATTTACTTAATTGCCCTTGATTTATAAATCTATCATCTAACTGGATTATCAGCACACAGCCTAATGCTTATGCACCCTTagaatcaaattatataaataaataaaaacgaataaattattttttatatattatatagctgatatttttattaaaagattattaaaattaatatgactatcaaaataataaaataattacatgtgacATCCATATAAATCTCATTTTGATGTATAATGGCAAGGCAAGAGGTTTGACGAGGAGCtggaaattttttcatttaaatcctttataaattttaaaatttaagttaacaataataatattacattttaattttcttaacataataaaaatttaatttaatttttaaaattataactatataaaccattaaaataataaattatatttttactgtCATAtcacccaaatttttttctaaattttgccctttttaacaataaaaataaaaataaaaataattactcttcaatttaactttttagTAGAGGGGTGCGAAATATAACCCCACTAGTAGTACATTCAATCAGAACtgaataaaagaaacaaaaagaagtGTGTGGAGATTTCAGAGTTGACAGAAAACTTACCTGGAACAACCAAATTAGCATGGCGATGGCGAATCTGAATCTCCTTGTTGAAGGTGTTGTTCGGATGTTTTAAGTTGGTTGAAGCTAAACAAAAACATTCCTCAACCTCCAGACCCGGTCTTGAATTTCCGTCAGCAGAATCAGTTTTCCCATGGAATTCGGAGCTTGGATTCGCGACAATAGGTTGGTTTCTGGAACTGGGGTTCTCATACTTATCCTGGAAAAACAAAGACGTATATCAGACGGATTGATCAATTGAACAGCTTAAGTTGTTGGGCAAATTACCTGATAGAGGGGAGAGACGATTGAAGGATCTAGAGGAGGAAGGTTCTTGAGACTGATTTggaaatttttgggttttatgcTGGTTTTCgtgttcttcattttttctttttctttttttttgggggagGGGTACCTCTCTTCTTATTTCTGCACCTGATGGATTTCACGAATCCACGTCTCACTTCTTTACTCTacctttttaacatttttaagatttatatttTCCCTTTCGTTTTCCAAACGAAAGCATTAATGCCAATGTATTAGAAGGATCAAGGACGTAAgttggtattatttttatttatggattaaaaatttaaaatatttttaaatattttgtcaaaataataaaaataatcaaagttATAATAATGtcattaaaaagaatttaaaattgtaattagttTCTGATTGAATTCCTTACTATAATGTTAAGAGTTTTAAACtgaattaagttataattttatttatttttcaattaatttgaagttaattttagatcatttttaatttgattttattctttaaaaattagcATGAGGAGAGGATATTTGAATACCTTACATGTGTTTGTTTTTAcagaaaagagaataaaatttattttgtttttactgttatttttagaaaactaaataataataataatacttctttttaaattttgatttttttaaaattattaaaaataaaatctttttcttttgaaatttcagatttatttttaaaaatggtatatttttcATAGGGCTGATGTTGAGGCCcacttattttggttttgtccAAATCAAGCCAGGTTCAAAGTTCAGATTGAGTAATGCATGGATACGAAGTCCAAGTTTATAAGTTTGAGTCTAGGCTGTTGAGGTCTTAAAGCCTATATGTTCTTGAAATTTCAGATTAGGGTTTTTTCCGAAAGGTAGATTctcttcatttcttcttcacAGTTTtcctctgtttctttctttttatttttttaaaaaaagagggCATGCACGTATAATAAAGCCAAGGGGGAGGGCTTCGATGAACGTAGTTTCACTGGGCCTTCGGTCCTTAACCATAAACTCTTAGATCtatccaaaaatttaaaaaaatggaaaatcacTAGCTTTACAAAAATAAGGGGTTTCAGTAGAGAGGAAGatgaggaagaaagaaaatgaagaaaaaaaaggaagagactTTGTTTccgaaaatgaaagaaagaaaaaaagagtacTTTCTTAAATTAGTTTCCGATCGCCACTTCCGGTGCTCGGTCGTCAAAAATCGGAGAACTTTGGGTTCTCCGGCGGTGGAACTGGctgaaagaaaagaggaaaactAGAGGTACAAcatagttgaaaaaaaaaaagagttctttgaaaataaaatgaattttgggaTTTAAATAGTGGGAGAAGTGGGAAATTTGCTAAGAGGTTCCTCCGTGTTTCCGTCTTTATTTTTAGGGATTTTCGCCTCTTTAAATTGTCTTTTTGATccttgttattttaattttatttgaaatttgaaatttcgagcaaataaattgctcattAAGTCCATctgttttgacttttttttattcgtcattttaaaattaaacctttctttacttttaatttgaattaaaattttaaaaaatttatttaaaaggggagaaaattaataaattttttttgtaattaaactaaactgattttctttcatttgattgttaaaattagtttaaaatttttacaaagttAGCTTTACTATATGGACATATTTACTTAGTCCTAGAATTGTATCTTGTGACTATACTTAGCAACAACTCAACTCTGACCCTGAGACTCCGTCTTTGGGTTTCCTCGCTGTATGCATATTACAAATGAAAGTAAAGTTGTTTGAGCTCAACAATTCTAGCCTGGTCCTTCCTCAAATCCTTGAGTTTACCATTATACTTGCGAGACATAATAAAACACTGGTAAGTTCGAATAAACTTAGTGAGCGGTCCATACCTTGCATCAACATAATGCTAATAAGCTGTTACTTCAAGGTTCTGAATTCATATTTGACTTTGCTTGTACTAGGACATTTCACCAATCTTGCCGGCGTAGTATTGACATCACACAATTTAACTCAATCGGTACTTTTTTTAGAACACTCAAGCTTATTTGACTGTGTTGGATCTATTGCAGACGTTCCAAACTAGGAGATTAcacattcaaaatatttgtgGTCTTGCCCATATAAAGCTTCCACTTATGAGATTCCATAGACGTATAATCAAGAATACAAATGTATAGACATTAGACATTTTTGGTTGGCGATACTCGCGAATTCTTTCTTCCATAATTGTCCTTGCGAACTTCAATGCAATTACCCCCTTAAGAGTTATTCCTTGTGAACTTATGAAAGAAAAACCATAGATAATTCTCATGGTACTTGACTTGCATCAACAGATATGGATAGCCAAGTGAGATAGGTCTTGGTGAATAATTTTTGTTGCGAACTATTATTAGTAACTCGTCCTAACTGACTCAAGAATGCGAATCTTTACTTACGGCCATACAGTCGGATTGATAATAGAAGGCCCCCATAAAGAGATGGGCTCATAGACGATTAGCAATATTgtagatacatatatattttgtacaaaGTTTTAGACAGAATACCTGCTTGAACCGCAACTTGGAAATACTCACGTATCGATCAGATAGAAGAATCTAGCAGACCATCATATATGAGATATGACTTCCAATAGCAAATGGTTCATACATTACGATTCGCGCATCGGAACAAATTATGAGCACATGAACTTATTATTGGCGGACTTATAAAGAGTGGATCACTTCTTTGCGGaatcatatttgtaaaatacTCCTAACAGACTTCCACATATACGATAGTCCTGACGGACTTTCCTAGATCAtgtcatggccatggacttgCATTTCACATATACGACTTAAAGCCTTAGACTCTACAGAGTCTCATACTACCTGTAAAGGGCTTTCATATCCGTGTGCACACATTCTTCATACAAGCCAACCAAACATCCGGAAAGCCAAATACCATTAATATCATTCTCCATACAGTCCGTCCAAACTTTCACAAGTTACATACCATTGATGTCATTCTCCGTATAGTCCGCCTGAACCTCTGCAAGccacatatataaaataaaatgcatatgCGGTCTCGGTACAGTCCATCATTTGCATATAAATGACATGCATACATTTCATACACCAACACTCAAGCAATACTACTGTTTAATACACAACATATATTACGCCAATCATTTCATCTACTCAACATAATCAAACTTACACCCAGCCATGCATTTGCATATCATCACGCAACATGCATCACGTACGATACATCAACATTCAACCTTAGAATGATTCATCATTTGTAAAACTTAACACATACAACATGCAACACATTACTACAACATTCAGCCATAGAATGATTCATCATTTGCATAGCACTAAGTTGACATACCTAGCACACGATACTGAAACAGTAAACATTCATGTAAGACCTGAGTTTTGGAACTCACCTAGAAGTTGACGCCAAAATCATCTACTAAGTTTTTCCCTTGCTACTTGAGCCTCCTTAGTTGTCAAAATATAACAACCAACTCAGATTTCCAACGAAAACAATCCATCATCATAAGAACCATAATTTCTTTGTCTGTAGAGGCCATTTAAATGATTATCCGCAACCTTACTCAATACAGAACAAAATTAATGGATTAATTGAAATCCTTaactttctttcattttacttaaatccGTTAATGCAGAGAAGTTGGAAAGCTTACCGGCTTACGAAATTTTCACTTTCTTAGGCTTGAACTTTAGTCTCTTCCCTTTATGCATGACACTCTTTAACCTTTTTCTCTTCCGAACAAACTagagaaaaagacaaaataacaaTACCGAAGAATAACATCTCTCCTATATATAATCCTCCCATACTTCTTTCACCAAAACCAATTCAATAGCCACTTGGAGATATTATCAATCATCATGTCTCCCACTAAGAAAATTTCTAGTTCAAAGGTAACCAAACTTAAGGTTGAAATCTAACCTTTCCTCAACCAGTTCACAATTTCCTCTTAATTACATTAGAGCTCACTCAATCCGGaagcttttcaatttaatacccAAGTTACCCTTGTAACTTAGACTTTAACAAGTTCGGGTGTAACAGAAGAAAACGACCGTGAAAAGGTAAAAGGGTGGCATTGCCTTTTACAACTCTAAGATTGGAAGGATGAGACACCATTCTTATTAACATCTCTCTCATTTGAAAGTTGGAGGTACTGAGAAAGAGTTAGTAATTCTTTAGCCTG
The window above is part of the Gossypium raimondii isolate GPD5lz chromosome 9, ASM2569854v1, whole genome shotgun sequence genome. Proteins encoded here:
- the LOC105799172 gene encoding ribonuclease 3-like protein 1 yields the protein MKNTKTSIKPKNFQISLKNLPPLDPSIVSPLYQDKYENPSSRNQPIVANPSSEFHGKTDSADGNSRPGLEVEECFCLASTNLKHPNNTFNKEIQIRHRHANLVVPDGPKKASAKSKLHDICAANNWKHPLYECCKEEGASHMKLFTFKVVVEMREETSTTILECFSEPRPKKKMAADHAAEGALWYLRHIGCLLSKPS